The Antedon mediterranea chromosome 7, ecAntMedi1.1, whole genome shotgun sequence genome has a segment encoding these proteins:
- the LOC140055283 gene encoding radixin-like, with product MPKPVNVRVTTMDAELEFAIQPNTTGKQLFDQVVKTIGLREIWFFGLQYSDSKSYQTWLKLNKKVMSQDVRKESPLQFKFRAKFYPEDVSEELIQEVTQRLFFLQIKEAILNDEIYCPPETSVLLASYAVQAKYGDYSPSNHPKGFLANDRLLPQRVIEQHQMSKEQWEERITNWYIEHKGQLREDAMLEYLKIAQDLEMYGVNYFDIKNKRGTVLWLGVDALGLNVYEHDDKLTPKIGFPWSEIRNISFNDKKFIIKPIDKKAPDFIFYAPRLRINKRILALCMGNHELYMRRRKPDTIEVQQMKAQAREEKHAKLAERTQLQREKQAREDAEKGKKELEAQLQRYELEAKKAQEALQNSQTEALALEEQRRKTEEQKELLERQRLEAEEEKKRIEQQMLREVQSKDELAAKAREMEEEQKKAEEERERLSAEAAELQQKLIEAQEQQQEYLQVIATPPQVHVQESEAETSDLTMDADLANDRSEEERVTQAEKSKRMKEQLKQLSSELSLATNEEKMTDEDKLHAGNVRAGRDKYKTLRQIRSGNTKTRIDEFENM from the exons gtTGTAAAAACAATCGGTCTTCGAGAAATCTGGTTCTTTGGGCTCCAATACTCTGATAGCAAAAGCTACCAAACATggttgaaattaaataaaaag GTGATGTCACAAGATGTGAGGAAAGAGTCTCCACTGCAGTTCAAATTTAGGGCTAAATTTTACCCAGAAGATGTCTCGGAGGAGCTGATTCAAGAGGTCACGCAA CGTTTGTTCTTCCTACAAATCAAAGAGGCGATCCTGAATGACGAGATCTACTGCCCTCCAGAGACCTCGGTTCTACTTGCATCATATGCAGTGCAGGCTAAATATGGCGACTACAGCCCATCTAATCATCCAAAAGGATTTCTCGCAAATGATAGACTTCTACCCCAGAG AGTAATTGAACAACATCAAATGTCCAAAGAGCAATGGGAAGAAAGGATAACAAATTGGTACATAGAACATAAAGGGCAACTCAG AGAGGATGCCATGTTGGAGTATCTTAAGATTGCGCAAGATTTAGAGATGTACGGTGTCAACTACTTTGACATTAAAAACAAGAGAGGAACAGTTCTGTGGTTGGGTGTGGATGCCCTCGGCCTTAATGTCTACGAACACGATGACAAGCTGACACCAAAGATCGGATTCCCCTGGAGCGAAATCAGGAACATCTCATTCAATGATAAGAAATTTATCATCAAACCAATTGATAAGAAAGCGCCC GATTTTATTTTCTACGCACCTCGACTACGTATCAACAAGCGTATCCTAGCACTTTGCATGGGTAACCACGAACTATACATGCGCCGACGAAAACCAGACACAATAGAGGTACAGCAGATGAAGGCGCAAGCACGCGAAGAAAAGCATGCCAAGTTGGCAGAAAG aACCCAGTTGCAGCGTGAGAAGCAGGCTCGTGAAGATGCTGAGAAGGGAAAGAAAGAACTGGAAGCCCAACTACAGCGATATGAACTAGAGGCTAAGAAGGCACAAGAAG CTTTGCAAAACTCACAGACAGAAGCTTTGGCATTGGAAGAGCAGAGAAGAAAGACGGAAGAGCAAAAAGAATTGCTTGAACGCCAACGTCTTGAAGCAGAAGAAGAGAAGAAACGCATTGAACAACAGATGTTGCGAGAAGTTCAAAGCAAAGATGAGTTAGCAGCGAAAGCCAGAGAAATGGAAGAAGAACAGAAGAAGGCTGAAGAAGAAAGAGAACGATTGTCTGCTGAAGCCGCAGAACTTCAACAAAag cTTATAGAAGCGCAAGAGCAACAACAGGAGTACCTGCAAGTAATAGCTACTCCACCACAAGTACATGTACAAGAGTCCGAGGCTGAAACCAGTGATTTAACCATGGATGCTGATCTGGCCAACGACCGCTCTGAGGAGGAACGTGTCACCCAAGCCGAGAAGAGTAAACGCATGAAAGAACAGTTGAAA CAATTGAGCAGTGAGCTGTCGCTTGCCACAAATGAGGAGAAGATGACGGATGAAGACAAACTCCACGCTGGCAATGTTCGTGCAGGACGTGACAAATACAAGACGCTTAGACAGATTAGAAGTGGTAACACAAAGACCAGAATTGATGAATTTGAAAATATGTAA
- the LOC140054682 gene encoding moesin-like: MEKLTTRTGEFMTYDSDVSEEDKVKAEEKNKRIQEKLQQLGTELESTQDCNKLTQEDMARKHQNRGNVLRDKYRRIPGRSGDTKDRVNEFENL; encoded by the exons ATGGAAAAGCTGACGACGAGAACTGGTGAATTCATGACGTATGATAGTGACGTCAGTGAAGAAGATAAGGTTAAAGCTGAGGAGAAAAATAAACGTATACAAGAAAAACTACAG CAACTAGGCACTGAATTAGAGAGCACCCAAGACTGTAACAAACTCACCCAAGAGGACATGGCACGAAAGCATCAAAACCGTGGTAACGTTCTTCGTGATAAGTACAGAAGAATACCAGGACGAAGTGGGGACACTAAGGATAGAGTCAACGAATTCGAAAACTTATGA